From Theileria annulata chromosome 1, complete sequence, *** SEQUENCING IN PROGRESS ***, one genomic window encodes:
- a CDS encoding protein kinase, putative (Tap152h01.q1c.cand.5 - score = 32.02;~SMART S_TKc (SM0220) at aa 15-315, E()=8.77e-102), protein MEVSEHIDDHILSRYKIIQKIGKGAYGIVWKAVKRDTNEVVALKKIFDAFRNSTDAQRTYREIMFLQKLKKCPNIVKLRDVYPADNNRDVYLVFEYVETDLHAVIRSNILEEVHKRYILYQLLKAIHFIHTGDLLHRDLKPSNVLLNNKCNIKLADFGLARSVAPNNNSLDKCLSKDNHTGTGIVMTDYVATRWYRAPEILVGSTKYTKGVDMWAIGCIFAEMLIGKPMFPGSSTINQLAKVITFTGMPSEEDMESLSSPFTKVMISSLNTIRRKNIKEYFPNTSEECLDLLSKLLQFNPTKRINTVEALSHPYLSNFHKNTPLPRLSRAISIPVCDNVKYDLINYRHLIYKFIQSNSNINNSLDNTINTVNNVNSGNTVGTVSMVSNSVNTGNTGNTVNLVDKSVDSIKNINYSITNVKNMNNSNGIENNFSQCNLDVNSVQNNQNMNLDSGNSNLWIKNNSDINLNLSNTNNTSNMSNVSNNVSNSVNTVNMVNNSTNNTNNSNSMNNMIEESMRYYSINSNEEYEMYEKGKLSVEYLKAKNLGSILKPIQYQNIKPQFNTKGQFNNKFINTKLQFNNNKFINNNKFPNKLQFNNNNKGQVNTNNKGQITNNKGQVTNNKYKGQNFPDKRFNTFQHFNTYNTNQFNTNTINHNIHNTFTNNPINNMNNMNNGMIGMIGMNKEFGVGNIFPLCKFVPKKQERFDSINQ, encoded by the exons atgGAGGTGAGTGAACATATAGATGATCATATATTATCTCGTTATAAGATAATTCAAAAAATTGGAAAGGGTGCGTATGGTATAGTTTGGAAGGCAGTGAAACGAGATACGAATGAAGTGGTGGCGTTGAAGAAGATTTTTGACGCGTTTAGGAACTCAACAGATGCTCAGAGAACTTATAGAGAAATAATGTTCTTACAAAAGCTTAAAAAATGTCCAAACATTGTGAAATTGAGGGATGTGTACCCTGCAGATAATAACAGAGACGTTTATCTCGTTTTCGAGTATGTTGAAACTGATTTACACGCCGTAATCCGCTCAAACATTCTTGAGGAAGTACATAAACGTTATATTCTTTACCAATTATTAAAGGCTATTCACTTTATTCATACTGGTGACTTACTTCACAGGGATCTTAAACCCAGTAATGTACTATTGAATAACAAgtgtaatattaaattggCTGATTTCGGTCTTGCTAGATCTGTAGCaccaaataataattcacTTGATAAATGTTTATCAAAAGATAATCATACTGGAACAG gAATTGTAATGACGGATTATGTAGCAACACGTTGGTATAGAGCACCAGAGATATTAGTAGGTAGTACGAAATATACTAAAGGAGTAGATATGTGGGCAATAGGTTGTATATTTGCAGAAATGTTAATTGGTAAACCAATGTTTCCAGGTTCATCAACAATAAACCAATTAGCAAAAGTAATTACATTTACGGGTATGCCATCAGAAGAAGATATGGAATCATTGTCAAGTCCATTCACTAAAGTTATGATCTCATCACTCAATACAATACGTCGTAAAAATATTAAGGAATATTTCCCAAACACTTCTGAAGAATGTTTGGATTTATtaagtaaattattacagTTTAATCCAACCAAGAGAATTAATACTGTAGAAGCACTTTCTCATCCATATTTGAGTAATTTCCATAAAAACACACCATTACCAAGATTATCCAGAGCTATTAGTATACCCGTCTGTGATAATGTCAAATATGATCTCATCAATTATCgtcatttaatatataaattcattcAATCCAATtccaatattaataattctctcgataatactattaataccGTTAATAATGTGAATTCTGGGAATACTGTTGGTACGGTGAGTATGGTGAGTAATTCGGTGAATACTGGTAATACTGGTAATACAGTGAATTTGGTGGATAAAAGTGTTGATAGtattaagaatataaattattcaattacTAATGTTAagaatatgaataatagtaatggtatagaaaataattttagtcaATGTAATTTGGATGTGAATTCAGTTcaaaataatcaaaatatgaatttagaTAGTGGAAATAGTAATTTAtggataaaaaataattcagatataaacttaaatttatccaaCACGAACAATACGAGTAATATGAGTAATGTGAGTAATAATGTGAGTAATTCGGTGAATACGGTGAATATGGTGAATAATTCCACCAATAATACCAATAATTCCAATAGTATGAATAATATGATAGAAGAGAGTATGAGAtattatagtataaatagTAATGAAGAATATGAAATGTATGAAAAGGGTAAATTATCAgtagaatatttaaaggCAAAGAATCTTGGAAGTATACTTAAACCAATACAAtatcaaaatataaaaccacaatttaatactaaaggacaattcaataataaatttattaatacgAAACTgcaatttaataataataaatttatcaataataataaatttccaaataaattacaattcaataacaataataaagGGCAAGtcaatactaataataaaggACAAATTACTAATAACAAGGGACAAGTTAcgaataataaatataaaggACAAAATTTTCCTGATAAAAGATTTAATACTTTTCAACATTTCAATACATATAATACAAATCAATTCAATACCAATACTATAAATCATAATATACACAATACATTTACTAATAAtccaataaataatatgaataatatgaataatgGAATGATTGGTATGATTGGTATGAATAAAGAATTTGGAGTTGGGAATATATTTCCattatgtaaa